A part of Sebastes umbrosus isolate fSebUmb1 chromosome 21, fSebUmb1.pri, whole genome shotgun sequence genomic DNA contains:
- the anxa13 gene encoding annexin A13 isoform X1, with translation MGNCQPTIVPYEDFDVMADIKGIRKACKGFGTDEQAIIDILANRSADQRQEIKNGYFEKYDDELVDVLKKELSGNFENAILAMLDPPVIFAVKELRKAMKGAGTDEDVLVEILCTATNSDIALFKECYFQVHERDLEADIEGDTSGDVRNLLTALLQGNRDESYDVDEELAEQDATCLFEAGEGSFGTDESTFSYILASRNYLQLQATFKIYEQLSGTEILDAIESEVSGTLKKCFIALVRCAKNPQLYFARRLNDAMKGAGTDEDTLIRIIVCRSEYDLETIKDLYLEKYDVSLKEALRDECGGDFKRLLLAICH, from the exons CCCACTATCGTGCCCTATGAGGACTTTGATGTCATGGCCGACATTAAGGGCATCCGTAAAGCCTGCAAAGGGTTCG GAACTGATGAGCAGGCCATCATTGACATCCTGGCAAACCGCAGCGCAGATCAGCGTCAGGAAATTAAAAACGGCTATTTCGAGAAGTATGACGAT GAGTTGGTGGACGTGTTGAAGAAAGAGCTGTCAGGGAACTTCGAGAACGCCATCCTTGCCATGCTGGACCCGCCCGTCATCTTCGCCGTGAAGGAGCTGAGGAAGGCCATGAAGGGCGCGGGCACCGATGAGGACGTCCTGGTGGAGATCCTCTGCACTGCCACCAACTCT GACATTGCCTTGTTTAAGGAATGCTACTTTCAAG tgCATGAGCGTGATCTTGAAGCAGACATCGAGGGAGACACAAGCGGCGACGTAAGAAACCTGCTCACGGCTCTGTTGCAG GGCAACAGAGATGAGAGTTACGATGTGGACGAGGAACTGGCTGAGCAAGACGCTACCTGCCTGTTCGAG GCTGGTGAGGGTAGTTTTGGGACAGATGAGTCCACTTTCAGCTACATCCTGGCCTCCAGAAATTACCTGCAGCTCCAGGCCACCTTCAAGATATACGAGCAG CTGTCTGGAACTGAAATCCTGGATGCCATTGAGAGTGAGGTTTCTGGGACACTGAAGAAATGCTTCATCGCTCTTG TGAGATGTGCTAAGAACCCTCAGCTCTACTTTGCCAGACGTCTGAACGACGCCATGAAAGGAGCGGGCACTGACGAGGACACCCTTATCCGCATCATTGTGTGTCGCTCTGAG TACGATTTGGAGACCATCAAAGACCTGTACCTGGAGAAGTACGACGTGTCTCTGAAAGAGGCCCTGAGGGACGAGTGCGGCGGCGACTTTAAACGCCTCCTCCTGGCTATCTGCCACTGA
- the anxa13 gene encoding annexin A13 isoform X2, with amino-acid sequence MGNCQPTIVPYEDFDVMADIKGIRKACKGFGTDEQAIIDILANRSADQRQEIKNGYFEKYDDLVDVLKKELSGNFENAILAMLDPPVIFAVKELRKAMKGAGTDEDVLVEILCTATNSDIALFKECYFQVHERDLEADIEGDTSGDVRNLLTALLQGNRDESYDVDEELAEQDATCLFEAGEGSFGTDESTFSYILASRNYLQLQATFKIYEQLSGTEILDAIESEVSGTLKKCFIALVRCAKNPQLYFARRLNDAMKGAGTDEDTLIRIIVCRSEYDLETIKDLYLEKYDVSLKEALRDECGGDFKRLLLAICH; translated from the exons CCCACTATCGTGCCCTATGAGGACTTTGATGTCATGGCCGACATTAAGGGCATCCGTAAAGCCTGCAAAGGGTTCG GAACTGATGAGCAGGCCATCATTGACATCCTGGCAAACCGCAGCGCAGATCAGCGTCAGGAAATTAAAAACGGCTATTTCGAGAAGTATGACGAT TTGGTGGACGTGTTGAAGAAAGAGCTGTCAGGGAACTTCGAGAACGCCATCCTTGCCATGCTGGACCCGCCCGTCATCTTCGCCGTGAAGGAGCTGAGGAAGGCCATGAAGGGCGCGGGCACCGATGAGGACGTCCTGGTGGAGATCCTCTGCACTGCCACCAACTCT GACATTGCCTTGTTTAAGGAATGCTACTTTCAAG tgCATGAGCGTGATCTTGAAGCAGACATCGAGGGAGACACAAGCGGCGACGTAAGAAACCTGCTCACGGCTCTGTTGCAG GGCAACAGAGATGAGAGTTACGATGTGGACGAGGAACTGGCTGAGCAAGACGCTACCTGCCTGTTCGAG GCTGGTGAGGGTAGTTTTGGGACAGATGAGTCCACTTTCAGCTACATCCTGGCCTCCAGAAATTACCTGCAGCTCCAGGCCACCTTCAAGATATACGAGCAG CTGTCTGGAACTGAAATCCTGGATGCCATTGAGAGTGAGGTTTCTGGGACACTGAAGAAATGCTTCATCGCTCTTG TGAGATGTGCTAAGAACCCTCAGCTCTACTTTGCCAGACGTCTGAACGACGCCATGAAAGGAGCGGGCACTGACGAGGACACCCTTATCCGCATCATTGTGTGTCGCTCTGAG TACGATTTGGAGACCATCAAAGACCTGTACCTGGAGAAGTACGACGTGTCTCTGAAAGAGGCCCTGAGGGACGAGTGCGGCGGCGACTTTAAACGCCTCCTCCTGGCTATCTGCCACTGA
- the LOC119480203 gene encoding coiled-coil domain-containing protein 106-like encodes MSSVWQQEPSGYSPCVEIDSSSVRCKDHFISPVWLKQEQDDLRIIKWENFQTGASADAVQDNTPSSAMSAASHAESLPPRVLLTITKLQCMLESKQERIAALERQVEDLMQDRKFLRSQIENLTSNRSMPTFASPSPVTEAPKPSKVQHSENKSRKRERVSSCSSDSSDSSSEASEASEVSAASSERRRKKHHKDKKRSKKGKDYSRKRATGVQYVIHRYKQVLSAFIKKKSMSEAFRHLGIDRNTIANTASIAELHLAGKDMVPLLGLFRQGEETLVSYAHRCTLVIDSDADLSRRIDHMKASGELLPISGKRPRILHPHLQQLGGVAESILIG; translated from the exons ATGTCGTCGGTGTGGCAGCAGGAGCCGTCGGGTTATTCTCCCTGCGTAGAGATCGACTCCAGCTCCGTGAGGTGCAAAGACCATTTCATCTCTCCGGTCTGGCTGAAGCAGGAACAAGACGACCTCCGCATCATCAAGTGGGAGAACTTTCAGACGGGAGCCTCAGCTGATGCTGTTCAGGACAACACGCCCAGCAGCGCCATGTCTG CTGCCTCTCATGCAGAGAGCCTGCCCCCGCGGGTGCTGCTGACTATCACCAAGCTGCAGTGCATGCTGGAGAGCAAACAGGAGCGCATCGCTGCTCTGGAGCGACAGGTGGAGGACCTGATGCAGGACCGCAAGTTCCTCAGGAGCCAGATTGAAAACCTCACAAGTAACCGCTCCATGCCGACTTTTGCATCTCCCAGTCCAGTAACTGAAG CTCCGAAACCCAGCAAAGTGCAGCACTCGGAGAACAAATCTcggaagagagaaagagtttCGTCTTGTTCCTCCGACAGCAGCGACAGCAGCTCTGAAGCATCGGAAGCATCAGAAGTTTCAGCGGCTTCAAGTGAACGCAGAAGGAAGAAACACCACAAGGACAAGAAACGATCGAAGAAAGGGAAGGACTACAGCAGGAAGAGAG CCACCGGGGTCCAGTACGTCATCCACCGCTACAAACAAGTCCTGTCAGCCTTCATCAAGAAGAAGAGCATGAGCGAAGCCTTCCGTCATCTGGGAATCGACCGGAACACCATCGCCAACACGGCTTCCATCGCCGAGCTCCATCTGGCCGGCAAAGACATGGTGCCCCTGCTGGGCTTGTTTCGCCAAGGAGAAGAGACTCTGGTCAGCTACGCCCACAGGTGCACCCTGGTCATCGACAGCGACGCCGACCTGTCCCGGAGAATAGACCATATGAAAGCTAGCGGCGAGCTGCTGCCCATCTCAGGGAAAAGGCCCAGGATTCTGCATCCTCACCTGCAGCAGCTGGGCGGCGTTGCAGAGAGCATTTTAATAGGTTGA